Sequence from the Clostridium saccharobutylicum DSM 13864 genome:
TGAAGTTTTCTTTATTGAGCTTAGTAATGCATTTATTATTCCTTGAATTTGCTCATCTGACAATGAAATACCAGCTTTATTAAACTCATTTTTCAAATATTTAAAATACTCTTTATTCTTATTTTTAATTAATCTTTCGCCAAATGCTTTGCTGTATCCAATTTTTTCTATTGAACTGCTGTCTTGATTAATTACTAAGTTCCAAAAAAGCTTAGCACTTTCTTCTGGAGAAATACTTTCTTCATCAATATTTAAATCAGTATTTTCTTCATCTGTTGCTAATCGAATTAATTTATATCCAAAATTAGCAGAATCATCTGGTACCCAATATTTATTGACTTTTTTAAACTTGAACGTATTAGAAGATTTGTCAGAACTTATTTCTGCATTTTTTAATCCTTCTGCAAGTTTGTTTAAATAAATTTCATTAAATTTATTGTTTTCTTCATCAGTGCTTGAAAATTCCATAGTATCAGTTTCGTTTAAAGCATCTGTTGCAGCTTGTTCATCAATTTTTTTTACATCAAAGTTAGTTGTTGAAATTTCAACTTGAGCTTCATCACCTGATTTAGAAATTTGTTTTGTCTCATATGTAATTTTTGAAAGTGCTTCTTTATATCCATCACATACGGAATTTAATTGATCATCTGAAGCTAGATATCCCATAAAAATCAGATTTTGTTTCAGACGATCCTTTATTTTGCTTTGATAGTCCTTTATTAAATTATCTTTATCAGAATCCGATAGTCCTATTTGTTGAATATTTTGAGCATCAGATTTAAAGATTAAGGAACAGTAAATTTCTGCTGAGTTTTTAGCTGCATTACTATCAAAACATCCACTAAATAGAAAACTAAATAATAATGCTACTAATGTTAAAAAACTAAGTATTCTTTTTTTCTTCATTATTTTCACCCCTATGATTTAGGCAAATTCAAATAAATAACAAGTCCATTTGCCAGCTTATTTTCCATCAGAGGAAGCTCGACTCGCATTCGCTCACTGAGTAAGCGATTCGTTAAATTGACCTAATAGGCCCGCTATGAGGGCAATTCACCTCCTTGCCTGATGAAAAATATCCATGGCAAATTGGACCTGTTATTTATTTTCACGTGCCTTATGTCATCAATAATTGACATAATATATTATATCATCCAATTAAATGCAACAAAAGATAATTTTTACTCACATAATTACAGCCTAAAAAATATATATAAATAAAAAATATTTAATATTAAGATTATAAAGAAATAATGTTTTAGTAAAATTCAGCTATTTTAGGAACAATCAAAAAAATAACAAGTTCATCTAGAAGTATATTTTTCATGACAGAGTTGACTTGTTATATTAGTTCATGTGCCTTAATCAATGATTGATAAGGAATAGCTTGAATTAGGAGGCTTTTGATTAATTTTAAGCTATTCTATCCATTAGTTATCAATATGGATTAATTTGACATATGAAGTTCGAAATGTTATATTAAAATAAATTGTACTATTTGAAAGGAAGATAACTATGTAATGTGTATATTCTAATAGACTAAATCTAATTTTATTAGATAGGTGTTTATATCAAAATAATTTGGTATAAAATTAAGAGCTTTAATAATGTATTTATAAATGAAAGTTTTTTTATAGATTGAAGAAAACTTATTTTTTATGTGCTCTTATTTTTAAATTTAGAATATATTTTTCAATAACATAGTAAGGATAGTTAGGAAATAGTTTATTATATATATCTATTTTTAAAAAATGTCTATCTTTCTAAAAAAGCAATATCTTTTTTAGTTTATTTGTGTTGTGAAAATTTATATTTGCAGCACTTTTTATTTTGTCAAAATATTTGATTTCAATGAGTGCTGGTTTTTATTAAATAACGTAGAAATATAGAATCACAAAAATATTTATTTTCTTTTAGATATATGAGTGTTTTTGAAACGAGTATAAATAAATTAAGAAAGAAGAGAGTGTATGGACGGAATATTTAAATATCCAAGAACTAATCATATTGAAGGATCAAGACTTCAAGCTGGTGATGAAGATTTAAAAAGTGTTAAATTTGAATTTATTAAAGATAAATATATAGTTATAGAGGAAAAAGTTGATGGAGCAAATGCTGGAATAAGCTTTGATGAGAATGGAAAGTTACTTTTGCAAAGTAGAGGTCATTTTCTAAATGGAGGTTATGGAGAAAAGCAGTTTTCTTTATTTAAATTGTGGGCGAACACTAATAAATATGAATTAGAGAGGATATTAGGCGATAGATATGTAATGTATGGAGAATGGTTATATGCAAAACATACTGTTTTCTATGATGAACTTACTCATTATTTTATGGAATTTGACATTTATGATAAGGTGGAAAATAAATTTCTAAGTACTAAAAAAAGAAGAGAAATTCTTAATGGGCATGATTTTATTACTTCAGTTTTAGTGCTTTATGAAGGAAAATTAAATAAGTTAAAAGAGTTAACATCATTTTTAGGTAAATCTAATTTTAAGTCTGAAAATTGTAAAGAAGTTTTAAGAAAGCAATGTGATGAATTAAAATTATCTTATGACATAGCTGTAAAGCAAACTGATATTTCAGATTTAATGGAAGGATTATATATTAAGGTTGAAAATAAAGATGAAGTTATAGACAGATTTAAATATGTAAGAAGTTCATTTTTAAATACTATCTTAGATTCCGAAACTCATTGGGTTAACAGACCTATTATTCCCAATAAACTCAAATCTGGTGTGGAGTTATTTTCATCAGGAGAAGAGGTATAAATTATGAAGATTAATTTATTTGAAAACATACTTAATAAACAGTTTGATTTTAATAAGATAGTAGAGGAATTTCAAGTTATAAATACTCTTAAGCAGATACCTCAAAATCCTAAATATCACGGAGAAGGAAATGTATATATTCATACTAAATATGTATGTAATGAACTTTTGAATTTAAAAGAATGGAGTGAACTGTCTAATGAGCAAAAGGTAATTTTATATTTAGGAGCTTTGTTTCATGATATAGGCAAAATAATCTGTACTAAAATTGAAGATGGGGAAATAAAATCTTCAAAGCATGCAGTTAAAGGTGCAAAGTTATTTAGAGAATTAGTTTATAAAGAATATGTACAAAAATATATAATTGATTTTAAAACTAGAGAGCAGATTGCAGCACTAATAAGATATCATGGTTTGCCACTGGCTGGAAAAGATACTTATATAAAAGAAAATTTGAATTATATGAATGTAGTTTCACTAGATGATATTAGAGAAGAGTTTAATGTATCACCAATGGATAATTCGAGTAAAATTGTTATGATTGCAAAGGATAGAGCAAAAGAGTATTTAAGACTTAAACAGCCATTTATATGGAATGCAACGAATATCATAAGTGATACTAGAAAGAAATTATGTAATTTATTTTCATCTTATGGAGCAAGAGTAAAGTTTATTTATATTGAAGCTCCATATAATGAATTGATTTCTAGAAATAAAATTAGAGATAGAAGCATTCCCTTAAAAGTATTAAATAACATGATTCATAAATTTGATATGATTGAGAATTTTGAAGGTTATAAAATTGAATATTGTATCATGGAAAATGAAAAATGATAAGAACTTAATTGGTAAAAGATGAAAGAGGTATAGAAATGAAATATACAGTAGAACTCATTCAAAAAGAATTTAATAAAGGAAAGAGCTTAAAATATATGTTCTTTTGGGGACATCAGCCTTCAAAAGATGGCAGTATTACAAAGAGTTGTTTTAGTCAATGGTGGATTTGCAACTTTGAAGTAGATGGAGAGCATTATAACAGTGCAGAACAATATATGATGGCTGAAAAAGCAAAGTTATTTGATGACGATGAAATAAGAAAACAAATTTTAGAATGTAAACATCCGAAGCAGGTAAAATCATTAGGAAGAATGGTAAAAGGTTTTAAAGAAGATGTGTGGGCTAAAAATTGTTTTCAGATTGTTAAAAGAGGAAATATAGCTAAGTTTTCTCAGAATAAAGAACTACTTGAATTCTTAATTAATACAAAGCAACGTGTATTAGTGGAAGCAAGTCCAATAGATAAGATTTGGGGAATTGGTTTAGTAAAAGATACAGATAATATAGAGAATCCATTCATTTGGAAAGGAAAAAATTTATTAGGTTTTGCATTAATGGAAGTTAGAGATGAATTGCTTGGATAAAAGAAAATAATAATTGGTAAAGATCATAAGAATATGACATACTTTATATACTTGCAATGTTGTATGGAACTGATATAATAAGTGCTGGAAAGACAATTGAATTTAAAGTGACTTTCACATATATAGATTAAAAAACATTTCTGATTTGGGTAAGTTACTAAATAAGCCTAAGTTATAGGTTGCTTATTTAAAGTAATTCCTAAGTAATAGAAATAAAATTTTAAATTAGAGATACTAAGGAGGATATGAATGAATAGAAATATTGAAACTTTTATAGGTTGTGATAATGAATATGATGAAGCAAAGATGGTTATATTTGGAGCACCTTTTGATTCAACAACTTCGTTTAGACCAGGTACAAGATTTGCAAGTAAGGCAATGAGAAGTGAATCTTTTGGAATTGAAACATATAGTATATATCAAAATAAAGATTTAGAAGATATGTCTATTTTTGATGGAGGAGATTTAGAACTTCCATTTGGAAATCCACAGAAGGCATTAGATCAAATTGAAGAATTTGCAAGTGAAATAATTAATGATGATAAGGTTCCTTGTATGATAGGTGGAGAGCATTTAGTAACACTAGGCTCAGTTAGAGCTGTAGCTAAAAAATATCCTGATTTACATATAATTCATTTTGATGCTCATGCTGATTTAAGAGATAGTTATTTAGGAGAGACATTATCACATGCTTCAGTTATGCATAGAGTATGGGATATTGTTGGAGATAATAAAATATTTCAATTTGGGATAAGATCGGGAGACAGAGAAGAAATTTACTGGGGAAAAGATCATGTTTATACTAGTAAATTTAATTTTACAGGACTTGAAGAAGTTATTGAAAAATTAAAAGGAAAACCAGTTTATTTTACAATAGATTTAGATGTACTAGATCCATCAGTATTTCCAGGCACAGGAACTCCAGAAGCAGGCGGAGTAACATTTATGCAATTATTAGGTGCAATTTTAAAAGTTTCAAAATTAAATATTGTTGGTATGGATGTAAATGAATTATCACCAATATACGATCAAAGTGGAAGCTCAACAGCATTAGCTTGCAAAGTTTTAAGAGAACTTTTACTTAGCACTTATAAAGCATAAATAAATTCAAATATTATACATAAACAACTTTGGATTTATAAATATGTGGTAGCCAACCGAAAGAAATGGTGCGCTGTTGTTTTAGTTACTAGAAAAAAGGAACATACTTTTGTGGAGTGTTTCATTAGGAAGTTTTATGTTTGTGATTCTTAAAGCATAAGTTGTTCCAAATGTGCTTGTTCAAACTTGTTTTGAAGTAAGTATTTATATAATATTAAACAAACATAATATTATTATAGATATAACATTCATTGAATTTAATTATATATATCAGAAAGAAAGGAAACTCTTTTGCGGAGTGTTGCATTGAGAATGTAGATGTAGCATTTGTTCATTAGAAGTTGTTCTGTTTTTGCTTGTCCTTCAGTTTACCTGAGGGAACATGCAGAAATAGAACAACTTCTAATGTTAGAAATGCACAGCTACATTCTCTAGCAACCGAGCAAAAGAGTTTCCTTTCTTTCGGTTGGTTATCTAATAACCATAAAATTATGTTAAATGCGTCTAACAGTATCACGTTCTACTAGAGAGTTATTTAGTAATATTCGTTTGCTATATTTATTGTCAGATTCAATTTTTTCTAATAATAGAGTCGCTGCATTCGTTCCAAGAAGGAACATGTTTTGATCTATAGTAGTCAATTTTGGCTCTACAAATTTGCTTAGATCAATATTATCATAGCCTATTATCGATAAGTCCTTTGGAACATCTAAGTTTAATTTTTTGCAAGCATTAAGTGCACCTACAGCCATAAGGTCATTACAAGCAAAAATAGCAGTTGATGATTTAGTTTGTAAAATATCAATCAATATATTAGCGGTATTTTCAACAGTTTCATTACTATTTCCTTCACCTATATTTATAATATTTTCAGGATTATAAATATTTAAATCTGTCATTATTTCTATATATACTTTCTCTTTTACATCATATGAATAACTATCTTTTCCTCTTATAAATAAAATATCAGTATGATTATTTTCTAAAAGATAATTTAAAGATAAGGCAGCTCCCATGGA
This genomic interval carries:
- a CDS encoding DUF5105 domain-containing protein yields the protein MKKKRILSFLTLVALLFSFLFSGCFDSNAAKNSAEIYCSLIFKSDAQNIQQIGLSDSDKDNLIKDYQSKIKDRLKQNLIFMGYLASDDQLNSVCDGYKEALSKITYETKQISKSGDEAQVEISTTNFDVKKIDEQAATDALNETDTMEFSSTDEENNKFNEIYLNKLAEGLKNAEISSDKSSNTFKFKKVNKYWVPDDSANFGYKLIRLATDEENTDLNIDEESISPEESAKLFWNLVINQDSSSIEKIGYSKAFGERLIKNKNKEYFKYLKNEFNKAGISLSDEQIQGIINALLSSIKKTSANFEVASKTDNLAKVKVSSTSINLNSIATKTENNIKNQISSGKITSKQQALDSCISLITDEINNAQLGSSNNENTFSFTKIADIWIPSNVNNYVENITDMSIK
- a CDS encoding RNA ligase family protein, which encodes MDGIFKYPRTNHIEGSRLQAGDEDLKSVKFEFIKDKYIVIEEKVDGANAGISFDENGKLLLQSRGHFLNGGYGEKQFSLFKLWANTNKYELERILGDRYVMYGEWLYAKHTVFYDELTHYFMEFDIYDKVENKFLSTKKRREILNGHDFITSVLVLYEGKLNKLKELTSFLGKSNFKSENCKEVLRKQCDELKLSYDIAVKQTDISDLMEGLYIKVENKDEVIDRFKYVRSSFLNTILDSETHWVNRPIIPNKLKSGVELFSSGEEV
- a CDS encoding AAA family ATPase produces the protein MKINLFENILNKQFDFNKIVEEFQVINTLKQIPQNPKYHGEGNVYIHTKYVCNELLNLKEWSELSNEQKVILYLGALFHDIGKIICTKIEDGEIKSSKHAVKGAKLFRELVYKEYVQKYIIDFKTREQIAALIRYHGLPLAGKDTYIKENLNYMNVVSLDDIREEFNVSPMDNSSKIVMIAKDRAKEYLRLKQPFIWNATNIISDTRKKLCNLFSSYGARVKFIYIEAPYNELISRNKIRDRSIPLKVLNNMIHKFDMIENFEGYKIEYCIMENEK
- a CDS encoding NADAR family protein, which produces MKYTVELIQKEFNKGKSLKYMFFWGHQPSKDGSITKSCFSQWWICNFEVDGEHYNSAEQYMMAEKAKLFDDDEIRKQILECKHPKQVKSLGRMVKGFKEDVWAKNCFQIVKRGNIAKFSQNKELLEFLINTKQRVLVEASPIDKIWGIGLVKDTDNIENPFIWKGKNLLGFALMEVRDELLG
- the speB gene encoding agmatinase; the encoded protein is MNRNIETFIGCDNEYDEAKMVIFGAPFDSTTSFRPGTRFASKAMRSESFGIETYSIYQNKDLEDMSIFDGGDLELPFGNPQKALDQIEEFASEIINDDKVPCMIGGEHLVTLGSVRAVAKKYPDLHIIHFDAHADLRDSYLGETLSHASVMHRVWDIVGDNKIFQFGIRSGDREEIYWGKDHVYTSKFNFTGLEEVIEKLKGKPVYFTIDLDVLDPSVFPGTGTPEAGGVTFMQLLGAILKVSKLNIVGMDVNELSPIYDQSGSSTALACKVLRELLLSTYKA
- a CDS encoding LacI family DNA-binding transcriptional regulator codes for the protein MKTTIVEVAKKANVSVATVSRVMNGNYPVKAETKKRVLEVIDELQYIPNIQARELIKQKSTTIGVVVPSLTNMFFPEVVNGIENSLKLNSFSLLLACTNNDKDEEKLCVNNLLARNVSGIIVIDPNTNNVKSKFYNHVSKQMPLVFVNGYSITPNISSVSNDESMGAALSLNYLLENNHTDILFIRGKDSYSYDVKEKVYIEIMTDLNIYNPENIINIGEGNSNETVENTANILIDILQTKSSTAIFACNDLMAVGALNACKKLNLDVPKDLSIIGYDNIDLSKFVEPKLTTIDQNMFLLGTNAATLLLEKIESDNKYSKRILLNNSLVERDTVRRI